Genomic window (Streptomyces cadmiisoli):
TCGGTCAGATGCAGCCGCGCGTCGAGCCAGCCGCCCGCGCGCGCCGCGCGCCCCGGGCCGCCCGGCCGCTCGTCGACGGCGGCGATGCCGGTACCGAAGGGGAGGCGGAGGGTACGGCGATAGGTGCGGTCGCCGGGTGGGCCGCTCATCTCCTCGATGCCGGGCACCGCCTGGTGCGCCAGCAGGTCGAAGACGGCGCCCGCGTCATACGGGCCGCGGTGCGCGAGCCGCAGCGGAACGCCGGCGCTCGGCGTGTCCGCCCGCCGCGCCGCTCGGTCGGCGGGGGCCGCCGCGCGCAGTTCGGTCGGCGTCGAGGCGTACACGGCGCGGACGGTGTCGTTGAACTGCCGCACGCTGGCGAACCCGGACGCGAACGCGATCTGTGTGATCGGCAGCCCCGTGGTCTGCAGCAGGATCCGCGCGGTGTGCGCCCGCTGCGCCCGGGCCAGCGCGACCGGTCCGGCGCCGAGCTCGGTGGTGAGCTGGCGCTGCACCTGCCGGGCGCTGTAGCCGAGCCGCGTGGCGAGCCCGGCCACGCCTTCCCGGTCGACCACGCCGTCACCGATCAGCCGCATGGCCCGCCCCACGACGTCGGCCCTCACGTTCCACTCGGCCGACCCCGGCACGGCGTCCGGCCGGCACCGCCGGCAGGCCCGGAAACCCGAGCCCTGCGCGGCGGCGGCCGTGGCGAAGAACCGTACGTTGTGCCGTCTGGGCGTCACGGCGGGGCAGCTCGGCCGGCAGTAGATGCCGGTCGTCTCGACGGCGAAGAAGAACTCACCGTCGAACCGGCCGTCCCTGCTGCGCACGGCCTCGTATCTGCTGTCCTCGTCCATCACGGTGTCCAGTCTCCGCCGTGGCAGGGGGGTGGGCCAGCGGAAATCGGACGTGACGTCGGCTACCTCGTGCGCCCCCTCTTCGCCTCCATCGCCGCCCTGCCCTCGGCGTTCTTGCGCTTCCAGTCCCTGCGGATCTCGGCACGCAGCCGCGCGTCCGTCTTGGCCACGATCCGCTGGTTCTCCCGCAGCAGCTTGCGGTAGCTCTCCAGCCGGCGCACGGGCAGCTCCCCGCTGTCGACGGCGGCGAGCACCGCGCAGCCGGGCTCGGCCTCGTGGGCGCAGTCGTGGAAGCGGCAGCGCCCGGCCAGTTCCTCGATCTCGGAGAACACCTGGCCGACCCCGGTCCCGGCGTCCCACAGGCCCACGCCCCTGAGTCCCGGTGTGTCGATCAGCACACCGCCGGTCGGCAGCAGGAGCAGGTTGCGGGTGGTGGTGGTGTGCCGGCCCTTGCCGTCGACGTCGCGGGCGGCCTGCACGTCCATCACGTCCTCGCCGAGCAGCGCGTTGGCCAGTGTGGACTTGCCTGTGCCGGACTGTCCGAGCAGCACGGACGTGCCGCCGAGGAGCGCCGGCAGGACGTCGAGCCCGTCCCCGTCGAGGGCGCTGACCGACAGCACCGGTACTCCGGGAGCCGCGGTCTCGACGTCCTGGACGAGGTGCGCGAGCGTCGCCGCGTCGGGCACGAGGTCCGCCTTGGTCAGCACGACCACCGGCTGGGCACCGGACTCCCAGGCGAGGGCGAGGAACCGTTCGACCCGGGCGAGGTCGAGTTCCACGGCGAGCGACACGGCGATGATCGCGTGGTCGACGTTGGCCGCGAGGATCTGCCCCTCGGACCGCTTGGAGGAGGTGGAGCGCACGAAGGCGGTACGGCGCGGCAGATACGTCCGTACGTAGCGCGGGTTGCCCCGCGGTTCGACGGCGACCCAGTCGCCGGTGCAGACGACCCGCAGGGGGTCGTTCGGGGTGACGAAGGCGGTGTCGGCCCGCAGCACGCCTTCGGGGGTGACCACGTCGCACTGGCCGCGGTCCACCCGGAGCACGCGTCCGGGCAGCAGCCCCTCCGCATCGTGGGGTGCGAACAGGTCCGCCCAGTCGTCGTCCCAGCCGTAGGGGGAGAGCGACGCGGAAGCGGTGATGGAAGTCAAGGGTGACCCTTCACAAGGGTGGCCCCGGCGGGCGCGCCGGTACGGGCGCGCGAAAGCTGTCGGGTGTCAGCCGGTGGCCACGGAGGTGGATGAGATGGACTTCTGGATGCGGGCAGCGCCCATCGCAGTGACAGCCATCGTTCAACACCTCCTCGACACACGGATCGACAGCACGGCCGGGGTCCGATACCGCGGCCTGTTGCGGGGTAACTCTAACCGGCCCCCGAGGCGGCCCGTCAATCGGTTTTCCTCAGGCTCCGGTGCAGTCCCGGCCGTTCAGTGTGAAGCCGTGGGGCGGTGAGTTCTTGCCGCGCCAGGACGACAGGAAGCCGAAGGAGAGGCTGCCGTCGGCCGGCACCGTCCGGTTGTGGTCGGCCGCGGTGGCGACGACGCGGGCGCCGTGCCGGCTGAGGCGGGCGTCCCACATCCGGCCGATCCGCCGGCCGTCCCGGCAGGACCAGCCGACGCGCCAGTCGTCGAGGGCGTGCTCGGTGGTCACCGTGACGGTGCCCTGGAAACCGTCGGGCCACCGGCCGAGGAGGTCGTAGCGGACTCGGCAGGCGGCCGGTGCGGCATCGGCGCGGCCGGCGCCCGCGTGTCCGTGCGCGGGTCGGCAGGGCCCAGAACGCCGCGCGGCCCCCGACCGCCGGCGCTCCGGTCGCCTTGGGCGAACGGGCGCCGGCCGTCGAGGGCCGCGCCATGTGGTGCGGACTACACCTGCGCCGGCTCCGCGGCGGGGAGGCTGTCCATGAAGGAGCTGACCGAGAAGACGGCGCGGCCGGGGCCGGGCGGGCCGTAGCCGGGGGGCGAGGAGAGGCCGAACTCGTCCATGGTGGCGCGGTAGGCCTCCAGCAGACGGATGTGGTACTCCAGCGGCGCACCCTGCGGGTTGGCCTTGCCGAGCGGGGTGGTCGGCTCGGGACACCAGGTGGTGAAGCGCGGCGTGATGCCCTGCGACATGAAGAAGCGCAGGCCCTCGGTGGTGGACGCGATCGCCTCGTCGACGGTGGTGAAGCCGAACGGCTCGGCCATCTCGACACCCGCGACGAAGTTGGGGATCACGTTGCGCGCGCCGAACACGTCGGCCGAGTCGAGGATGCGCCGGTGCCATTCGTCACGGCCGACGTAGCGCTCCTTGCCCGGGCAGTACAGCTCGAAGAGGCGGCGGTCCCACACCTCGTAGTTGGGGTGGTAGATCTGCACGCCGTAGTCCTTGAACCGCTGCACGTCGTCCTTGGGCAGCGCCTGGGCGACGACCTTGCCGATCCAGCGGCCGGGGAAGCGCTCCTCGATGGCCTTGGCGTAGTGCCCGTAGAAGTCGGCCTCGTCGCGGCCGGCGACCGTCTTGGTGATCGCGCCGCCGGTCAGCGTGTACGCCGTGGACGCCTTCGCGGTGTCGTACCGGTCGATGATCTCCAGGGCTTCCAGGACCTCCTCGACGTCCTTCACCCCGGTGTACGGCCGCCCCGCCGCCTTGTGCTGGCGCCAGTTGTGGTTGATGTCACAGTACTGGCACTCCTCCTTGGCGCCGAAGTACTGGCAGACCCGGAAGACGGTCAGATAGATCAGGTAGCCCCACTGGATGGTCGGGGCGACCTCCATGACGGACTTCCCGTTGGACAGCTTGTGCTTGTAGTACTCCGGCATCGGCGGCACGCCCACGTCGGCGATGCGCGCGCCGTCGAGGTACAGGCCGAGCAGCCCCTCCTCGTCGGCGGCCACGCGGTACGGCGAGGACGGGTTCACCCGCACCGAGACGACGGTGCGGCGCAGGTCGTAGGGGCCGCCGGTGAGGATGATCTCCTCCGGCGGACGGCGCAGCGCGGCCTCGCCCAGCTCCGGCAGGGTGCCGTGGTCGAAGGAGAAGATGAAGTAGGACTTCGGCTTCACCTCCCCGCTCTCGTTGTCGCTGAGGGCGGACGGGTCGAAGGCCACACCTCCGCGGAGCAGGTCCTCCTTGAACACGGCCTCCCGCGGCACGTGCGGGAAGCGCTCCATCAGATCCTCGACGAGCGCGGTGCGGCTGCCCATCCCATGTCTCCTCCCTGGCGCGACGTTCGACTCCTCACGGTATGCCCCCCGCCTCCCGGCGTGTGCAGCCGGGTCCGGTCGGGCGCGGTGTTTCTCCCCCGCGGGCCGCTCCACGCCGGACCCGCGGCGCGCCGACCCCCTGGCGGCGGAGCGGGTCGCGCAGTGATTTGCTGTCCCCGACGCACTCGACGAACAGGGGAGGGGCAGCCGCATGACCGGGACCGTGAAGAACTGGGCGGGCAACATCACGTACTCCGCGAAGGAGGTGCACCGCCCCCGCTCGCTCGACGAGCTGGCCTCGATCGTCGCGGGCAGCGCGCGGGTGCGGGTGCTCGGCAGCGGGCACTCCTTCAACGAGATCGCCGACCCGGGCCCCGGCGGGACACTGGTGTCCCTGGCGGACCTCCCGCCCGCCGTCGAGGTGGACGCGGCGGCCCGCACGGTCCGGGTCTTTGGCGGCGTCCGGTACGCCGAACTGGCCCGCCGGGTGCACGAGCGCGGACTCGCCCTGCCGAACATGGCGTCGCTGCCGCACATCTCGGTGGCCGGCTCGGTGGCCACCGGCACCCACGGCTCGGGGGTCGGCAACGGCCCGCTCGCCGCGGCCGTGCGCGAGGTGGAACTGCTCACCGCGGACGGTACGGCGGTCGTGATCGGCCGGGACGAGGAGCGGTTCGGCGGTGCCGTCACCTCGCTCGGCGCCCTCGGGGTCGTGACCGCCCTCACCCTGGACCTGGAGCCGGCGTTCGACGTCGAGCAGTACGTGTTCACCGAACTCCCCCTGGCCGGGCTGGACTTCGAGGCGGTGATGGGGGCGGCGTACAGCGTCAGCCTCTTCACCGACTGGCGGGAACCGGGCTTCCGGCAGGTGTGGGTCAAGCGGCGCACCGACCGGGCGCTGCCCGGCTTCCCGTGGGCCGAGCCCGCGACACGGGCGCTGCATCCGGTGCCGGGGATGCCCGCGGGCAACTGCACCGAGCAGTTCGGTGTGCCGGGGCCCTGGCACGAGCGGCTGCCGCACTTCCGGGCGGAGTTCACACCGAGCAGCGGCGCGGAGTTGCAGTCCGAGTACCTCATGCCGCGCTCGTCCGCGCCGGCCGCCCTGGCGGCGCTGGACGCGATCCGCGCCGACGTGGCGCCGGTGCTCCAGACGTGCGAGGTGCGGACGGTGGCCGCCGATGCGCAGTGGCTGAGCCCGTCCTACGGGCGGGACACCGTGGCCGTGCACTTCACCTGGGTCGAGGACACGGCGGCGGTGCTGCCGGTGGTGCGGCGGGTGGAGGAGGCGCTGGACGGGTTCGGGGCGCGGCCGCACTGGGGCAAGGTGTTCACGGTGCCCGCGTCCGTGCTGCGCGAGCGCTACCCGCGCCTCGCGGACTTCCGGGCGCTGGCCGGGGAACTGGATCCGGCGGGCAAGTTCCGCAACGCCTTCGTGGACGGCGTCCTCGACGCCTGACCGGCCTGGCCCCTCCCACGGGAGGGACTTCCTTCACCCCCTTTCTTAACTCCTTGTCGGAAGGGCGCGCAGACCATAGCCTTGCGCAGCCGCAGCCGCAGCCGTGAGCGCGGGCGCGGGCGTGAGCGCGGGCGCGGGCGTGAGCGCGGGCGCGGGCGGCGCCGAGGTCGTCCCGGCGGACCGGACCGGCCGGCCGGCCGTTACCGACCGATCGAGAGGGATGAGGCGACACGGGTGAAGCGCACGTCACGTGACATCCGCACGGCGAACCGCTACGAGGTGCTGCGCCAGATCATCGCCGCGTCCCCCACCTCCCGGCAGGAGCTGGCCGCCGCCACCGGGCTGAGCCTCGCGACCGTCGCCACCCTCGTCGGTGAACTGCTCGGCCTCGGGATGATCACCGAGGTCGGGTTCGAGGACTCCGCGGGGGGCCGGCCGCGCGGGCTCGTGGCCGTCAACCCTTCGGGCGGCGCGCTGATCGGTGTCGATATCGCGGAGACGTACGTCCACGTCGAGCTGTTCGACCTCGCGCTGAACGCCGTCGCGCGCGCCGAGGAGGACATGCGTCCCGGGGAGAGCCGCCCGGAGCAGGTGGTCGGGCATGTCGCCGCCGCCGTCGGCGCGGTGATCGCGCAGGCCGGGATCGAGGAGGCCCGGGTCCTCGGCGTCGGTGTGAGCGTGCCGGGGCAGGTGGACCGCGACAACGGTGTCGCGGAGTACGCGCCCAACTTCGACTGGCGCGACGTACCGCTGCTCGACCTGCTCGCCGAGCACCTCGCCCACCCCCTCTACCTGGACAATCCACTGCGCGCGTGCGCGGTGGCCGAGCTGTGGTTCGGGGCGGCCCGGGGACGCGGCGACGCCGTCGTGGTCAACCTGGGGACGGGTGTGGGCGCCGGGCTGGTGCTCGGCGGCGGACTGCACCGCGGTGTCAGCAACAGCGCCGGCGAGTGGGGGCACACCACCCTCGTACTGGACGGCCGGCTGTGCCACTGCGGCAACCGCGGCTGTGTGGAGACGTACGTCGGCGCGCCCGGCATCATGCGGCGTCTGCGGGAGCTGAGCCCCGGCAGCGCCCTGCT
Coding sequences:
- a CDS encoding DNA-3-methyladenine glycosylase 2 family protein encodes the protein MDEDSRYEAVRSRDGRFDGEFFFAVETTGIYCRPSCPAVTPRRHNVRFFATAAAAQGSGFRACRRCRPDAVPGSAEWNVRADVVGRAMRLIGDGVVDREGVAGLATRLGYSARQVQRQLTTELGAGPVALARAQRAHTARILLQTTGLPITQIAFASGFASVRQFNDTVRAVYASTPTELRAAAPADRAARRADTPSAGVPLRLAHRGPYDAGAVFDLLAHQAVPGIEEMSGPPGDRTYRRTLRLPFGTGIAAVDERPGGPGRAARAGGWLDARLHLTDPRDLTTAVQRLRRLFDLDADPYAVDERLGADPDLAPLVAARPGLRSPGAADPEELAVRELVGRASAQDLVRRYGKALDAPCGGLTHLFPEPAVLAQAEPDGTLGALAAALADGDVRLDPGADRDDAEAALLALPGLDAAIVAAVRTRALGDPDVAPPGVDVPDSWRPWRSYAVQHLRAAGELENR
- the rsgA gene encoding ribosome small subunit-dependent GTPase A — encoded protein: MTSITASASLSPYGWDDDWADLFAPHDAEGLLPGRVLRVDRGQCDVVTPEGVLRADTAFVTPNDPLRVVCTGDWVAVEPRGNPRYVRTYLPRRTAFVRSTSSKRSEGQILAANVDHAIIAVSLAVELDLARVERFLALAWESGAQPVVVLTKADLVPDAATLAHLVQDVETAAPGVPVLSVSALDGDGLDVLPALLGGTSVLLGQSGTGKSTLANALLGEDVMDVQAARDVDGKGRHTTTTRNLLLLPTGGVLIDTPGLRGVGLWDAGTGVGQVFSEIEELAGRCRFHDCAHEAEPGCAVLAAVDSGELPVRRLESYRKLLRENQRIVAKTDARLRAEIRRDWKRKNAEGRAAMEAKRGRTR
- a CDS encoding cellulose binding domain-containing protein, with amino-acid sequence MTTEHALDDWRVGWSCRDGRRIGRMWDARLSRHGARVVATAADHNRTVPADGSLSFGFLSSWRGKNSPPHGFTLNGRDCTGA
- a CDS encoding radical SAM protein yields the protein MGSRTALVEDLMERFPHVPREAVFKEDLLRGGVAFDPSALSDNESGEVKPKSYFIFSFDHGTLPELGEAALRRPPEEIILTGGPYDLRRTVVSVRVNPSSPYRVAADEEGLLGLYLDGARIADVGVPPMPEYYKHKLSNGKSVMEVAPTIQWGYLIYLTVFRVCQYFGAKEECQYCDINHNWRQHKAAGRPYTGVKDVEEVLEALEIIDRYDTAKASTAYTLTGGAITKTVAGRDEADFYGHYAKAIEERFPGRWIGKVVAQALPKDDVQRFKDYGVQIYHPNYEVWDRRLFELYCPGKERYVGRDEWHRRILDSADVFGARNVIPNFVAGVEMAEPFGFTTVDEAIASTTEGLRFFMSQGITPRFTTWCPEPTTPLGKANPQGAPLEYHIRLLEAYRATMDEFGLSSPPGYGPPGPGRAVFSVSSFMDSLPAAEPAQV
- a CDS encoding D-arabinono-1,4-lactone oxidase; the encoded protein is MTGTVKNWAGNITYSAKEVHRPRSLDELASIVAGSARVRVLGSGHSFNEIADPGPGGTLVSLADLPPAVEVDAAARTVRVFGGVRYAELARRVHERGLALPNMASLPHISVAGSVATGTHGSGVGNGPLAAAVREVELLTADGTAVVIGRDEERFGGAVTSLGALGVVTALTLDLEPAFDVEQYVFTELPLAGLDFEAVMGAAYSVSLFTDWREPGFRQVWVKRRTDRALPGFPWAEPATRALHPVPGMPAGNCTEQFGVPGPWHERLPHFRAEFTPSSGAELQSEYLMPRSSAPAALAALDAIRADVAPVLQTCEVRTVAADAQWLSPSYGRDTVAVHFTWVEDTAAVLPVVRRVEEALDGFGARPHWGKVFTVPASVLRERYPRLADFRALAGELDPAGKFRNAFVDGVLDA
- a CDS encoding ROK family transcriptional regulator translates to MKRTSRDIRTANRYEVLRQIIAASPTSRQELAAATGLSLATVATLVGELLGLGMITEVGFEDSAGGRPRGLVAVNPSGGALIGVDIAETYVHVELFDLALNAVARAEEDMRPGESRPEQVVGHVAAAVGAVIAQAGIEEARVLGVGVSVPGQVDRDNGVAEYAPNFDWRDVPLLDLLAEHLAHPLYLDNPLRACAVAELWFGAARGRGDAVVVNLGTGVGAGLVLGGGLHRGVSNSAGEWGHTTLVLDGRLCHCGNRGCVETYVGAPGIMRRLRELSPGSALLHPGDQTATVGALARAVAAHDPVAVEVVRDTARYLAAGIADLINLLNPEVIVLSSWVAATLGEPLLAEVREAVARHALRRPLAATEIVLSPIAGDPVSLGAATFALEGALGSPRRGAGSARRPVPAGSRGAAPS